A genomic window from Solanum dulcamara chromosome 11, daSolDulc1.2, whole genome shotgun sequence includes:
- the LOC129873014 gene encoding disease resistance protein RPV1-like isoform X3: MYHQFVHHAFLSFRSKTFGHHLHTALLNAGVFSSFRSDDKELEKKLQNTIQESRILIAVISKDYASSHRCLDELIHMIETRRAFGHFLLPVFYHVDPSDVRKQKGNFEEPFFKFEERYKTEKVDQWRAALREVADLGGMVLQVDGSESRFIQEIVKVVVGKLRRTVLSVAPHPIGIDSRVKEIDLWLQEGSNNVDILAIHGMGGIGKTTIAKTAYNLNFERFEGSSFLADVRKVLEKYDGLARLQRQLLSNIIGKNVEKIYNVNEGSIKIQEAISCKRVLLVLDDIDNIDQLNAVVGMRQWFYPGSKIIITTRNGHLLSYTEACRCRMYKLKSLDAKESLRLFSWHAFGEESPPLEYMDLTIDVVHHCKGIPLALKVLGSSLGDISIEVWESALRKLKAIPDSKILEKLRISYECLPDDNVQNIFLDIVCFFAGKDKDYAVTILDGCGFFSVVGIQILVDRCLLAIDHNKLMVHQLLQDMGREIIREESPWEPRKQSRIWKHKDAFNILQGKTGTERIQGLVLDIRMLKEVNCVGQKLNGNDVGHRQFEYPAGERSLRMTDANSHGRQSLTVLELFRNVFSETSNGVQFEIDAFSRMKKLRILQLTEAKFTGSYQWFPRSLKLLHWRGFLLKSIPKDFPLESLVALDMRRSRLQQAWEGTRMLKLLKILNLSHSHFLRRTPDFSGLPNVEKLILMDCVRLFHIHESIGDLEALVLLNLRDCKSLSNLPRSFCKLKSLETLIISGCSGLPLSTIDLGKLESLKTLHADEINYDLEKSWVTLWQSWSSKLRKSPHYDTFSLYSLSSSLVSLSLARCKLTDDALSLGVNNLLSLRHLNLSGNLISNLPQSITNLSMLQDLWLDACPRLQSLPNLPSRLIKLKATECTSLERVTTLPSLLETHTLFLDVRGNEKLTEIPGLFKLEPIRNFEEEMVNTLNHLNMDDIQNADVELFNRLTNTKKTYSVQGLYEFGIFSTYFPGSEIPSWCIRKGEESLLTLKVDSHTNTKIIGLNICIVYSRSNHQKSRCWDENQLGPNENITFLCHWKLGKYLEAGDEINVSVIGWSCTFQMKDFGVSLECDTIEKDLSVASSSASNEFAIKSSDPSAYLSGHCVMESYMPVYQLAWNHYCFSHPDYFLFNGHQRKQAAMRLILYKKLFEDFVQSSIDAGTEDDSDIDIYHEKYAEEAALSELEDDLEWPW, encoded by the exons ATGTATCATCAGTTTGTTCATCATGCATTTTTAAGTTTCAGAAGCAAAACATTTGGACATCATCTTCATACAGCTTTGTTAAATGCTGGTGTCTTCTCATCATTCAGATCTGATGATAAAGAGCTTGAGAAAAAGCTGCAGAATACAATTCAAGAATCAAGAATTCTTATAGCTGTCATTTCAAAAGACTATGCTTCTTCACATAGATGCCTTGATGAACTCATTCATATGATTGAAACCAGGAGAGCTTTTGGCCATTTTCTTCTCCCTGTGTTTTATCATGTAGATCCATCAGATGTGAGGAAGCAGAAAGGGAACTTTGAAGAACCTTTCTTTAAGTTTGAAGAGAGATATAAAACAGAGAAAGTGGATCAATGGAGGGCTGCTTTAAGAGAAGTTGCTGATTTGGGAGGAATGGTCTTACAAGTTGATGG aTCTGAGTCAAGGTTTATACAAGAAATCGTCAAAGTGGTTGTAGGAAAATTGAGACGCACTGTATTAAGTGTTGCTCCCCATCCAATCGGAATAGATTCTCGAGTCAAAGAAATTGATTTGTGGTTACAAGAGGGATCCAATAATGTAGATATTCTTGCAATACATGGTATGGGAGGTATTGGCAAGACTACAATAGCCAAAACAGCTTATAACCTGAATTTTGAGAGATTTGAAGGCAGTAGCTTCCTTGCagatgtgagaaaagttttagAAAAGTATGATGGATTAGCTCGTCTACAAAGACAACTTCTTTCGAATATTATTGGGAAGAATGTTGAAAAGATATATAATGTCAATGAAGGGTCCATCAAGATTCAAGAAGCCATCAGCTGCAAGAGagttcttcttgttcttgatgACATAGACAACATAGATCAGCTAAATGCTGTAGTCGGTATGAGGCAATGGTTTTATCCAGGTAGCAAAATTATCATAACAACAAGAAATGGTCACTTATTAAGTTATACTGAAGCATGTCGATGTAGGATGTATAAGCTAAAGTCTTTGGATGCCAAAGAATCACTTCGACTGTTCAGTTGGCATGCATTTGGGGAAGAAagcccccctttagaatatatGGATCTTACAATAGATGTTGTACATCATTGTAAAGGAATTCCGTTAGCTCTTAAAGTTTTGGGTTCCTCTCTTGGTGACATAAGTATAGAGGTTTGGGAAAGTGCATTAAGGAAATTGAAGGCTATTCCAGACAGTAAAATCCTTGAAAAGCTAAGGATAAGTTATGAATGTCTACCAGATGATAATGTTCAAAATATATTCCTTGATATTGTCTGTTTCTTTGCTGGTAAGGACAAAGATTATGCAGTAACAATACTAGATGGATGTGGATTTTTTTCAGTAGTTGGCATTCAGATTCTTGTTGACAGATGCCTATTAGCAATTGACCATAACAAACTGATGGTGCATCAATTACTTCAAGACATGGGAAGAGAAATTATTCGGGAAGAATCCCCTTGGGAGCCTAGGAAACAAAGCAGGATTTGGAAACACAAAGATGCCTTCAACATATTGCAGGGGAAAACA GGTACTGAAAGGATCCAAGGTCTAGTTCTTGACATCCGGATGCTGAAGGAAGTAAATTGTGTCGGGCAAAAATTGAACGGAAATGATGTTGGGCACCGCCAATTTGAATATCCTGCAGGTGAAAGATCATTGAGAATGACTGATGCTAACTCACATGGGAGACAGAGTTTAACTGTTCTCGAGCTGTTCAGAAATGTCTTTTCAGAAACTTCAAATGGTGTACAGTTTGAAATTGATGCATTTTCAAGAATGAAGAAGCTGAGAATTCTACAGCTTACAGAAGCAAAATTCACTGGTAGCTACCAATGGTTTCCTAGGAGTTTAAAATTGCTTCATTGGCGTGGATTCTTGTTGAAGTCCATTCCAAAAGATTTTCCTTTGGAGAGCCTGGTTGCTCTTGATATGAGGAGGAGCAGATTACAACAAGCGTGGGAGGGAACTCGG ATGCTCAAGTTGTTAAAAATTCTTAATCTCAGTCATTCCCATTTCCTAAGAAGAACTCCTGATTTTTCTGGGCTTCCTAATGTGGAAAAACTCATTTTGATGGATTGTGTAAGATTGTTCCATATTCATGAATCGATTGGAGATCTAGAGGCACTTGTTCTCTTGAACCTGAGAGACTGCAAGAGTCTATCGAATCTTCCAAGAAGCTTTTGTAAGCTCAAGTCCTTGGAAACACTCATTATTTCTGGCTGTTCTGGACTTCCTCTATCAACAATTGATCTAGGAAAGCTGGAATCTTTGAAGACCCTCCATGcagatgaaattaattatgatCTCGAGAAATCATGGGTTACACTCTGGCAATCATGGTCATCCAAATTAAGAAAATCCCCACATTATGACACCTTCTCATTATATTCTTTATCAAGTTCCCTGGTTAGCTTAAGTCTGGCAAGATGCAAGCTAACAGATGATGCTCTATCACTTGGTGTTAACAACCTTCTCTCATTACGGCATTTGAATCTAAGTGGAAACCTGATTTCTAACCTGCCACAGAGTATCACAAATCTAAGCATGCTACAGGACCTTTGGCTAGACGCATGCCCAAGACTCCAATCGCTCCCCAATCTTCCTTCAAGGCTCATCAAGCTGAAGGCTACCGAATGCACATCACTAGAAAGAGTTACAACTCTGCCAAGCCTGTTGGAGACTCACACATTATTCTTGGATGTTAGAGGCAATGAGAAACTAACTGAGATTCCTGGACTGTTCAAGCTGGAGCCAATAAGAAATTTTGAAGAGGAAATGGTCAACACTCTGAACCATCTCAACATGGATGATATACAAAATGCAGATGTGGAACTATTTAACAGGCTTACCAACACAAAAAAGACATATTCAGTGCAG GGACTCTATGAGTTTGGCATCTTCAGCACTTACTTTCCTGGAAGTGAGATCCCAAGTTGGTGCATCAGGAAGGGTGAAGAAAGCTTATTGACTCTGAAAGTGGATTCTCATACTAATACAAAGATAATAGGACTTAATATCTGCATTGTATATTCACGTTCCAATCATCAGAAATCTCGATGCTGGGATGAAAACCAACTAG GACCAAATGAAAACATAACATTTTTATGCCACTGGAAACTGGGGAAGTACCTAGAAGCTGGTGATGAGATTAATGTCTCAGTAATAGGTTGGAGTTGTACTTTTCAGATGAAAGATTTTGGAGTCAGCCTTGAGTGTGACACGATAGAAAAAGATCTATCCGTAGCATCAAGTAGTGCGTCAAACGAGTTTGCAATTAAAAGTAGTGATCCTAGTGCTTATCTATCTGGACACTGTGTCATGGAAAGTTATATGCCTGTGTATCAGCTAGCATGGAATCATTACTGCTTTTCTCACCCAGACTACTTTTTGTTTAACGGACACCAAAGGAAACAAGCAGCAATGAGGTTGATTTTGTACAAAAAGTTATTCGAAGATTTTGTGCAGA GCTCTATAGATGCTGGAACAGAAGATGATAGTGACATTGATATCTATCATGAGAAATATGCTGAGGAGGCTGCCTTATCAGAACTAGAAGACGACTTGGAATGGCCTTGGTAA